A region of the Gammaproteobacteria bacterium genome:
TAGACCTCACGCCCCAACATCACCCCATCGACCCACTGACGCTGTTTCTGGCTCTCTGTGAGGGTTTTAAGCCCCCCGTTGATGATGATCTCCAACTCGGGGCGCTCTTGTTTCAGCTCATGCACCACCTCGTAACGCAGTGGCGGAACGGTGCGGTTCTCTTTTGGGCTGAGCCCTTGCAGCCACGCCTTACGCGCATGGACGATAAAGGTCTCACAACCGGCCTCAGCGACGCGATCAATAAAACGATGCAACTGCGCCTTGCTCTCGTCTCGATCAATGCCAATGCGAGTTTTCACCGTCACCGGAATCGAGACCACAGCGCGCATCGCCGCCACACACTCCGCCACCACCTCTGGTGTGGCCATCAAACAAGCGCCAATCGCACCCGACTGCACCCGACTGCTGGGGCAACCCACATTCAGATTTACTTCGCAGTAGCCTACGCTCTGAGCCATCTGCGCGCACTCGGCCAACGCTTGGGGATCACTGCCGCCCAGTTGCAGCGCCAGAGGCTGCTCAAAAGCATCGAAGCGTAGAAAACGCACCGCATCGCCGTGCAGCAAAGCAGAGGTGGTGACCATCTCGGTGTAGAGCAGCGCTCGCTTGGAGATCAAACGCAGAAAGTAGCGCTCAAAACGGTCGGTGTACTCCATCATCGGAGCGACGCAAAAAGCGCGATTGGGGGAAAAGTTCTTCATGGCGCGGATTGTAAAGGATGCTTCTGACAATCAAAATGCAATTATTTTTAAATTTTACTAGACAGTTCAAAAATATCTGGTAATATGCGCCCCACCTCGACGTTACAACGTTACTTTGCAACGTTTTCTGGGATGCGTCCCCATCGTCTAGAGGCCTAGGACACCGCCCTTTCACGGCGGTAACAGGGGTTCGAATCCCCTTGGGGACGCCATTTTTTACTTCTCTTGATCCATTCAGATCAGGTTACAAAATCAAAACACATTCAACCGCTTTCTTAGCGTATTTTTCTACACTAAAAAAAACCGACTAGCAAAACCAATCGTCTTTATTTCTACTTCCACACCCCCTCTTATTTTCACTTGCGTCACGCAAAAACCAATCAGCGAAAAAATAAGCAACTGTGCCTAAAAAAATATTTGAATTTGAATGAAATTTGAAAAAGCAGCAGGCATAAAAAAAGGCTCAGTATCATAATAATACTGAGCCTTTCGGTATGGCGCGCCCGGAAGGATTCGAACCTCCGACCGCCTGGTTCGTAGCCAGGTACTCTATCCAGCTGAGCTACGGGCGCGTTGTGAGCGGTGCATTATCCTGATTTAAACAATCGTGTCAAGCACCATTAAGACACATCTTAAATCAGTAAAAATATGGCGGAGAAAGAGGGATTCGAACCCTCGATGGAGCTATAAACCCCATACTCCCTTAGCAGGGGAGCGCCTTCAGCCGCTCGGCCATCTCTCCGTTTTTTAGCAGAACTCGTTACTCGTGAGTCCCAAAAATCAGGCGTAAGGATACCTGCCATTTAGGCAGGCGTAAAGCCTTTATAACGCTGTTTTTGCATTATTTTCAATTGCAGCCTTAGCGGAGTTTTCTTGCTCGCGTTTAATACGCTCATAAATCTCCTCTCGATGCACTGCCACCTCTTTGGGCGCATTTACACCGATTCTGACTTGATTTCCTTTAACCCCCAATACGGTCACGGTAACTTCGTCACCAATCATCAGGGTCTCTCCCACTCGACGTGTCAGAATTAACATTTTTCTCTCCTAAAGAAATAAATTTAGCCACCTCTGTTGTGACCCAGCGCCACAATCAACCGAGGGACTCACGGTTTTTTTTACTGCTGGCATCCTTTCACCACACTTTATTTTTCCTACAGCTGATCCAAGCCAAAGCTTGCATGCAACATTCTTACACCCAGTTCTAGGTATTTTTCATCAATGACGACCGAAATTTTAATCTCAGAAGTCGAAATCATCCTAATATTAATACGTTCCGAGGCCAAAGTCTGGAACATCTGGCTGGCAATACCTGCATGTGAACGCATACCTACGCCAACCAAAGACACCTTAACAATTTCAGCATCACCGCTGGCCGCTTCTGCACCCACATTTTCCGCAATCTGGGTTAAAATTTCTAAACCGCGCTCGTAATCATTGCGATGCACAGTAAACGTAAAATCGGTGGTCTGATCAGGTGCCACGTTTTGCACGATCATATCCACTTCGATGTTCGCGTCTGCAATCGGCCCCAAGATCTGATAAGCCACTCCAGGCTCATCTGGTACGCCAGTAATGGTCAACTGCGCCTCATCACGATTAAAGGCAATGCCCGATATAACCGCTTGTTCCATCTTAGAATCCTCATAGGTTATCAATGTCCCACCGCCCTCCGAAAAACTGGAGAGTACACGCAGAGGCACACGGTATTTTCCAGCAAACTCCACCGCTCGAATCTGCAACACCTTGGAACCAAGACTGGCCATCTCCAACATTTCATCAAAGGTGATCTGATCCAGACGGCGCGCCTGCGGCACCACCCGTGGATCGGTGGTGTAGACCCCGTCCACATCGGTAAAAATTTGACACTCATCAGCGCCCAAAGCGACCGCCAGAGCCACCGCTGAGGTATCGGAACCGCCTCGCCCAAGGGTAGTGATATTGCCATCCTCATCCGCACCTTGAAATCCGGCCACCACCACAATGCGGTTCTGCGCCAAATCATGACGAATTTTTTCATCGGCTACGCTGCGAATGCGCGCTTTGTTGTGCGCACTGTCGGTCACAATCGAAACCTGTGAACCGGTATAAGAACGTGCGTGATACCCCCGCTGATGGAACGCCATGCTCAACAGCGCAATGGTCACCTGCTCACCCGTGGAGAGCAACACGTCCAGCTCACGCTCGTTAGGCCGTTTACTGATCTCTTTGGCCAACGTAAGCAAGCGATTGGTCTCACCACTCATGGCTGAAACCACCACCACCACTTGATTACCCTGCTCCACCGAACGAATCACTTTATCAGCAACGCTTTCAATTCGCTCGACCGTGCCGACGGAGGTACCGCCGTATTTTTGAACTAAAAGTGCCATTATACGCTGTCTAACCGCTGTTCGACCCAAGATGCCACGGAGGCCAAGGCCTGCTCCAAATTACCGGGGTCACTGCCACCGGCTTGTGCCATATCGGGACGACCACCACCACGACCACCCACCTGCTGCGCCACTTGATTAACCAGATCACCGGCTTTCAGCCGTCTTGGTTTGATCTTTACTGACCCCAGCAACCATTTTCACCTTACCCGACTCTACCGTAGCCAGC
Encoded here:
- a CDS encoding aspartate kinase, producing MALLVQKYGGTSVGTVERIESVADKVIRSVEQGNQVVVVVSAMSGETNRLLTLAKEISKRPNERELDVLLSTGEQVTIALLSMAFHQRGYHARSYTGSQVSIVTDSAHNKARIRSVADEKIRHDLAQNRIVVVAGFQGADEDGNITTLGRGGSDTSAVALAVALGADECQIFTDVDGVYTTDPRVVPQARRLDQITFDEMLEMASLGSKVLQIRAVEFAGKYRVPLRVLSSFSEGGGTLITYEDSKMEQAVISGIAFNRDEAQLTITGVPDEPGVAYQILGPIADANIEVDMIVQNVAPDQTTDFTFTVHRNDYERGLEILTQIAENVGAEAASGDAEIVKVSLVGVGMRSHAGIASQMFQTLASERINIRMISTSEIKISVVIDEKYLELGVRMLHASFGLDQL
- the csrA gene encoding carbon storage regulator CsrA, with protein sequence MLILTRRVGETLMIGDEVTVTVLGVKGNQVRIGVNAPKEVAVHREEIYERIKREQENSAKAAIENNAKTAL
- the dusA gene encoding tRNA dihydrouridine(20/20a) synthase DusA, with amino-acid sequence MKNFSPNRAFCVAPMMEYTDRFERYFLRLISKRALLYTEMVTTSALLHGDAVRFLRFDAFEQPLALQLGGSDPQALAECAQMAQSVGYCEVNLNVGCPSSRVQSGAIGACLMATPEVVAECVAAMRAVVSIPVTVKTRIGIDRDESKAQLHRFIDRVAEAGCETFIVHARKAWLQGLSPKENRTVPPLRYEVVHELKQERPELEIIINGGLKTLTESQKQRQWVDGVMLGREVYHNPYILAQVDECFYGDLRAVLSRQQVLEQFLPFVEQQLSEGLSLGFISRHIMGLFQGLPGARAWRRYLSDHAHKKGADCDVLLEAAKRVS